A genomic region of Micromonospora sp. NBRC 110009 contains the following coding sequences:
- the mycP gene encoding type VII secretion-associated serine protease mycosin — MTRDRQGAPTAARRLVGRALLGAAAALATVAGPLAPPAHAAPAPAAAGTARRAPVDEPTGVDPVREGQWQLATLQAQTAWQTSTGRGIIVAVVDSGVDGSHPDLAGQVLPGIDLVSKGADEPDPVGHGTTVAGLIAGRNDDDRGAVGLAPDAKILPVRVLDQENRYDDALTVAKGVRWAVDHGALVINLSLGGSEPSPPLAAAIDYAFARNVVVVACTGNLATSDSRKVWYPAREPGVLAVTGLDRNDNLWSGSVTGHETVLSAPATAIYGARPGGYWLMQGTSFAAPLVAATAALVRARYPQMSAADVVNRIITTARDLGPTGRDDRFGYGMVDPVAALTSDVPSVARNPLDDQGSPGEVGFGRAPGAGPDTRADAGQGADPFTLAAPKQTRWAARPAGQAEGSAPERLWPGLVLLVALVTGAALAIRRFRQSGR, encoded by the coding sequence GTGACCAGGGATCGGCAGGGAGCCCCGACGGCGGCCCGGCGTCTTGTCGGGCGCGCGCTGCTCGGTGCGGCGGCCGCCCTCGCCACCGTGGCCGGTCCGCTGGCCCCGCCCGCGCACGCGGCCCCGGCCCCCGCCGCAGCAGGAACCGCCCGGCGTGCGCCGGTGGACGAGCCCACCGGGGTGGACCCGGTCCGTGAGGGGCAGTGGCAGCTCGCCACGTTGCAGGCGCAGACCGCCTGGCAGACCTCCACCGGTCGCGGCATCATCGTCGCCGTCGTCGACTCCGGAGTGGACGGTTCCCACCCCGACCTGGCCGGGCAGGTGCTGCCCGGCATCGACCTGGTCTCGAAGGGTGCCGACGAACCGGATCCGGTGGGGCACGGCACCACCGTCGCCGGCCTGATCGCCGGGCGCAACGACGACGATCGCGGCGCGGTCGGGCTGGCGCCGGACGCCAAGATCCTCCCGGTCCGGGTGCTCGACCAGGAGAACCGGTACGACGACGCGTTGACGGTCGCCAAGGGGGTGCGTTGGGCGGTGGACCACGGCGCCCTCGTGATCAACCTCTCTCTCGGCGGCAGCGAACCCAGCCCGCCCCTGGCCGCCGCCATCGACTACGCCTTCGCCCGCAACGTCGTGGTGGTCGCCTGCACCGGCAACCTGGCCACCTCGGACAGCCGCAAGGTCTGGTACCCGGCCCGCGAGCCGGGCGTGCTCGCCGTCACGGGGCTGGACCGGAATGACAACCTCTGGTCCGGCTCGGTCACCGGCCATGAGACGGTGCTCAGCGCTCCGGCCACCGCGATCTACGGGGCCCGCCCCGGTGGTTACTGGCTGATGCAGGGCACCAGCTTCGCGGCCCCGCTGGTCGCGGCGACGGCGGCCCTCGTCCGGGCCCGGTACCCGCAGATGTCCGCCGCGGACGTGGTCAACCGGATCATCACCACCGCGCGGGACCTCGGGCCCACCGGTCGGGACGACCGGTTCGGCTACGGCATGGTCGATCCGGTGGCCGCGCTGACCTCCGACGTGCCGTCGGTGGCGCGCAACCCGCTCGACGACCAGGGCTCCCCCGGGGAGGTGGGCTTCGGCCGGGCGCCCGGCGCCGGCCCGGACACCCGGGCCGACGCCGGGCAGGGCGCCGACCCGTTCACCCTGGCCGCACCCAAGCAGACCCGGTGGGCGGCCCGCCCGGCCGGCCAGGCCGAAGGCTCGGCGCCGGAGCGGCTCTGGCCAGGGCTCGTCCTGCTCGTCGCGCTGGTCACCGGCGCCGCGCTGGCGATCCGCCGGTTCCGCCAGTCCGGCCGCTGA
- a CDS encoding MarP family serine protease, translated as MSAVDLVLLLLMLVFAISGYRQGFVIGALSFSGFFLGALVGLQIGPLIARQFAESGTRVLISLVAIFGLAVLGQALAGWLGSHLRQTITNELAKQLDDIGGALVSVFAVMLVAWLVAVPLGSSSLPWLASSVRNSALLTVVDRVLPDKAQELSTALRDTVDTNGFPDVFGDLAPTRARQVSPPDPALAGSQVVQSSQRAVVKVLGSAPSCARRIEGSGFVYADDRVMTNAHVVAGTRSVAVELRGERYDGEVVVYDPQRDLAVLHVPGLPGPSLRFAAGQAGSGADAIVLGFPLDGPYDARPARVRDVDRITGPDIYSSGDVTREIYTIRALVRSGNSGGPLVSSNGLVLGVIFAAAADDPNTGFAVTAAEARPVALAGAERTRAVGTGDCT; from the coding sequence GTGTCCGCCGTGGATCTCGTACTGCTGCTGCTCATGCTCGTGTTCGCGATCAGCGGATACCGTCAGGGCTTCGTCATCGGAGCCCTGTCGTTCTCCGGGTTCTTCCTGGGCGCGCTCGTCGGCCTCCAGATCGGCCCGCTGATCGCCCGGCAGTTCGCCGAGAGCGGCACCCGGGTGCTGATTTCCCTCGTCGCGATCTTCGGGCTCGCCGTGCTCGGCCAGGCGCTGGCCGGCTGGCTCGGCTCGCACCTGCGCCAGACGATCACGAACGAGCTGGCCAAGCAGCTCGACGACATCGGCGGCGCGCTGGTCTCGGTCTTCGCCGTGATGCTGGTGGCCTGGCTGGTCGCGGTGCCGCTCGGCTCGTCCTCACTGCCCTGGCTGGCCTCCTCGGTGCGCAACAGCGCCCTGCTCACGGTGGTCGACCGGGTGCTGCCGGACAAGGCACAGGAGCTGTCCACGGCGCTGCGGGACACCGTCGACACCAACGGCTTCCCGGACGTCTTCGGCGACCTCGCCCCGACCCGCGCCCGCCAGGTCTCCCCGCCCGACCCGGCACTGGCCGGCTCCCAGGTGGTGCAGAGCAGCCAGCGGGCGGTGGTCAAGGTGCTCGGCTCCGCACCGAGCTGCGCCCGCCGCATCGAGGGCTCCGGCTTCGTCTACGCCGACGACCGGGTGATGACCAACGCGCACGTGGTGGCGGGCACCCGCTCGGTCGCGGTCGAGCTGCGCGGCGAGCGGTACGACGGCGAGGTGGTCGTCTACGACCCGCAGCGGGACCTGGCCGTGCTGCACGTGCCCGGGCTGCCCGGCCCGTCCCTGCGCTTCGCCGCCGGCCAGGCCGGCAGCGGGGCCGACGCGATCGTGCTGGGCTTCCCCCTCGACGGCCCGTACGACGCCCGGCCGGCCCGGGTCCGGGACGTCGACCGGATCACCGGCCCGGACATCTACTCCTCCGGTGACGTGACCCGGGAGATCTACACGATCCGGGCGCTGGTGCGCAGCGGCAACTCGGGCGGCCCGCTGGTCTCCTCGAACGGGCTGGTGCTCGGGGTGATCTTCGCGGCCGCGGCCGACGACCCGAACACCGGCTTCGCGGTGACCGCCGCCGAGGCCCGGCCGGTGGCGCTGGCGGGCGCGGAGCGTACCCGGGCGGTCGGCACCGGCGACTGCACCTGA
- a CDS encoding phosphatase PAP2 family protein, giving the protein MSDLVVQVARRILLPVALLFSVMVALGLLVTRVLANTWPFTVEDTVNRELAADRTPGWNAVSLVFSTVASTQLIVVVTVLVALVLRLVLHRWREPLFLCAAVSAQALVFLFTTMVIDRRRPAVEHMDVSPPTSSFPSGHTSAAMALYVGIAVLLALRVRSTPAKVAWWTLLVLVPVGVAVTRMYRGMHHPSDVVASFLNGGTCVAIMARTLLDRTLTWGRPRQPVSRPGDGVAPAGASAG; this is encoded by the coding sequence ATGTCCGATCTCGTGGTCCAGGTCGCCCGGCGCATCCTGCTGCCGGTGGCCCTGCTCTTCTCCGTCATGGTGGCGCTGGGCCTCCTGGTCACCCGGGTGCTCGCGAACACCTGGCCGTTCACCGTCGAGGACACGGTCAACCGCGAGCTGGCGGCCGACCGGACGCCGGGGTGGAACGCCGTGTCGCTGGTGTTCAGCACGGTGGCCAGCACCCAGCTGATCGTCGTGGTGACCGTGCTGGTGGCGCTGGTGCTGCGGCTGGTGCTGCACCGCTGGCGGGAACCGCTCTTCCTCTGCGCGGCGGTGAGCGCACAGGCGTTGGTCTTCCTCTTCACCACCATGGTCATCGACCGCCGCCGCCCGGCCGTCGAGCACATGGACGTCTCCCCGCCGACCTCCAGCTTCCCGTCCGGGCACACCTCAGCCGCGATGGCGCTCTACGTCGGCATCGCGGTGCTGCTGGCGCTGCGGGTGCGGAGCACCCCCGCCAAGGTCGCCTGGTGGACGCTGCTGGTCCTGGTGCCGGTCGGGGTGGCGGTCACCCGGATGTACCGAGGCATGCACCACCCCAGCGACGTGGTGGCGTCCTTCCTCAACGGCGGCACCTGCGTGGCGATCATGGCGCGGACGTTGCTCGACCGCACCCTGACCTGGGGCCGGCCCCGGCAGCCGGTCAGCCGCCCGGGCGACGGCGTGGCCCCGGCGGGCGCGTCCGCCGGCTGA
- a CDS encoding phosphatase PAP2 family protein, translated as MNASGVGDGMSTVERSWRRRRLDPDRSLGLRLTLAAVAAFLVLVPFALLALLVLGAWPPLFRLDASITAALHGYALDHPGWVRVMSFWTDVFAPGPLRVAAAVLLVWLMLRRAPRLALWVVTTMAVGGLLGALLKLLVGRHRPDLLDPVARAAGFSFPSGHALNATLAAGVLLLVFLPFARERRPLRWALWTVAVLLAVVTGLSRIALGVHWTSDVVGGWLLGVAVVAATTAAFTTWRTRTGRRPVRTVREGVEPELAESDPDGA; from the coding sequence ATGAACGCGTCGGGTGTGGGTGATGGGATGTCGACGGTCGAGCGGTCCTGGCGGCGCCGCCGCCTGGATCCGGACCGGTCGCTGGGCCTCCGCCTGACCCTCGCGGCCGTCGCGGCGTTCCTGGTGCTGGTGCCCTTCGCCCTGCTGGCGCTGCTGGTGCTCGGCGCCTGGCCGCCGCTGTTCCGGCTGGACGCGTCGATCACCGCGGCCCTCCACGGGTATGCGCTCGACCACCCGGGCTGGGTGCGGGTGATGAGTTTCTGGACCGATGTGTTCGCCCCCGGCCCGCTGCGGGTGGCCGCCGCCGTGCTGCTGGTCTGGCTGATGCTGCGCCGGGCGCCGCGGCTGGCCCTCTGGGTGGTCACCACGATGGCCGTCGGCGGCCTGCTCGGCGCGCTGCTGAAGCTGCTGGTCGGGCGGCACCGCCCGGACCTGCTCGACCCGGTGGCCCGGGCGGCCGGGTTCTCCTTCCCGTCCGGTCACGCGCTGAACGCCACCCTGGCCGCCGGGGTGCTGCTGCTGGTCTTCCTGCCGTTCGCCCGGGAGCGGCGGCCGCTGCGCTGGGCACTCTGGACCGTGGCGGTGCTGCTCGCGGTGGTGACCGGGCTGAGCCGGATCGCGCTGGGCGTGCACTGGACCAGCGACGTCGTCGGCGGCTGGCTGCTCGGCGTCGCGGTGGTCGCCGCGACGACCGCCGCCTTCACCACCTGGCGGACCCGGACCGGACGCCGGCCGGTGCGTACCGTGCGGGAGGGCGTCGAGCCGGAGCTGGCCGAGTCGGACCCGGACGGCGCGTAG